The DNA region ATCTCAAGGAACGCGTTGGCGGGGATCGGCGCGCCCGCCGAGGGTATGTCTGGTGTCGACGAGGGCTCGATGAACTTTTTCGCGATCCACCCTTGGCGACCGTCAGAAAGCGTAATCTCGCGCCAATAGGGCTGTGTCCCGATGACCATCATTTCCGTGCCAGAGCCCAAGCAGGCAAACGCCGCGTCATCCACATGGGGTTGCGGTCGCACGTTCACACACCCGTCTACTTGTCGCACTCGGTATGGTTCGGGCGGATCGACCGGCTCTGCGTCTACGGACGCAACGACTACAAACAACAAGCCCGGAAGTATCGCTCCTGCAGTGCGCGCCGCGCTCTTGCCCCGTGGTGCGTAAACGTCCATGACATCCGTCCCCCACGTCCTTCGAATCGATTCATTATCTGAGGTCCAAGGAGCATCGCCAATGTCATACCTCGTAGCTATGCAGCCAACAAATCTCTTGCGGTGCCGCTTCGTCCTCCCGGCCCGATTCCCCAAACGTACGGCGGTCGGGAGCCTCTTGGAGGCGGATGCGAATGTCTTAGACCACGGCAACTGCTTGCGCTTTCTCCGCGAAAGTGCCCAACCAAACTCAAGGACCTAATTGCGCGTCACGTCAACCTCCGGAGGTAACGGGTACAAGCTGGTCGTTCTGACGTCCGAGCGATTTGGGATACAAACCGGACAGCGCAACTCGGTGATATCGAGCCTTGGTTTCTACAAAGCGGCTTTCCAAGTGGCCCGAGGTATTCGAACCCTCGGTGTTTCCTTGTATTTGAACGCGTTATAAAGGCAACGTGTCCAGATCGTGTCTATCGCTCAGCCTTGGCAAGTGCCTACGTGTTCGCCGCCCATCTGGAAATATTGAGTCAAATTCTGGGTGCGGTGAAGCGAGTGGGTCAGACGGAAACCGGGTGGGGGAACACTCAGTCGGCGGTGGATAAACCAAGGATATCGGCGAACCTGCGCGCTGCGATGATCTGAACCATCTCCACCTTTCTCAAGGACAGCAGGTCGCGTTTATCGCCTGTCACCAAATAGTCAGCGATGCCGGCAATCGCGGTGGCCAGAATGGGATTGTCGTCAGGGTCTGGCGATAACTCCACCTCCGGTAGTACTTGCAGTACGGTTGCCTGCCGCCGCAGGCCGTTCAGCAGCGTGCCTACCTCGGCAGGCTTGAGGTACTTCCGCAATTTCGAATAGCGGGAAACCCGGCGGAGCTCTTCGAGCTGCCAGTCAGAGGTGATCAGTTCGAAGGCTTTCTTGCGCCAGGCCCGATAGATCAAGTCGGGCGGCGTGCCAGACGTGATCAACGCGGCGAGCAGGATTCC from Chrysiogenia bacterium includes:
- a CDS encoding putative toxin-antitoxin system toxin component, PIN family, giving the protein MRVVLDTGILLAALITSGTPPDLIYRAWRKKAFELITSDWQLEELRRVSRYSKLRKYLKPAEVGTLLNGLRRQATVLQVLPEVELSPDPDDNPILATAIAGIADYLVTGDKRDLLSLRKVEMVQIIAARRFADILGLSTAD